Proteins encoded together in one Candidatus Chromulinivoraceae bacterium window:
- a CDS encoding IS1595 family transposase produces the protein MKFTIKEFNEKFPTSDACLDYLWQIHCADKPCKKCGLLEGFHKLPKRPAYQCECGNQIYPLAGTPFHKSTTDLRTWFLAIFFMTNTRSGMSALQFQRISGVTYKTAWRIFKQVRLMMADDETPLGNEVEVDEAYMHPNPQKRSTAKPHNSQVMFGMVERGGRARIKHVKSSGVRVLVPEIQKNIGKTATIFTDEHGSYRLLKRRGYQHKTINHGKQEYVIGHVHTQNVENFWSQFKRGIYGVYCHCDPKYLQHYANEYAFRYSNRKNDTPMFELVLAKSGR, from the coding sequence ATGAAGTTCACCATCAAAGAGTTTAATGAGAAGTTCCCTACCAGTGACGCTTGCCTGGATTATCTCTGGCAAATCCACTGCGCAGACAAGCCCTGCAAGAAATGTGGCTTACTCGAAGGCTTCCATAAACTACCGAAACGTCCCGCCTACCAATGTGAATGCGGCAATCAAATATACCCACTGGCTGGTACACCGTTCCACAAAAGTACAACCGACCTTCGTACTTGGTTTCTCGCTATCTTCTTTATGACCAATACCCGTTCTGGCATGAGTGCCCTCCAATTTCAGCGTATTAGCGGCGTGACGTATAAAACAGCTTGGCGCATCTTCAAGCAAGTCCGCCTTATGATGGCCGACGACGAAACACCCCTCGGCAATGAAGTTGAAGTAGACGAGGCGTACATGCACCCGAACCCGCAAAAACGCAGTACTGCTAAACCGCACAATAGCCAAGTTATGTTCGGTATGGTTGAGCGCGGTGGACGTGCAAGGATTAAGCATGTCAAAAGCTCTGGCGTGCGCGTACTCGTGCCTGAAATCCAAAAGAACATTGGCAAGACAGCAACGATCTTTACGGACGAGCATGGCTCATACCGTTTACTGAAACGGCGCGGTTACCAACATAAAACTATCAACCATGGTAAGCAAGAGTATGTCATTGGTCACGTGCATACACAGAATGTCGAAAACTTCTGGAGCCAATTTAAACGTGGTATTTACGGCGTCTACTGCCACTGTGATCCAAAATATTTGCAACACTATGCCAATGAATATGCCTTTAGATACTCGAATCGCAAGAATGATACGCCGATGTTTGAGCTTGTATTAGCAAAATCTGGTAGATAA
- the atpC gene encoding ATP synthase F1 subunit epsilon — protein MNLELITLLGKKVDQEVYEVMIPTGEGEIAVFPGHEPLVSIAVPGAIAVRYKKDDPDSKLDFFAISGGVVEASPQKVRVLVDEADNGEDIIEAESKAALDRAIQLRDSAKDQVELEKAHQLVDRHMVRLKVADLRRRHYRQ, from the coding sequence ATGAATTTAGAACTTATTACACTACTTGGCAAAAAAGTTGATCAAGAGGTATACGAAGTGATGATTCCAACTGGTGAAGGTGAAATTGCTGTCTTTCCTGGTCACGAACCACTTGTCTCAATTGCCGTTCCAGGTGCTATTGCAGTCCGTTATAAGAAGGATGATCCCGATAGTAAGTTGGATTTCTTTGCTATTAGTGGCGGTGTCGTTGAGGCTTCTCCTCAAAAAGTTCGCGTGCTTGTAGATGAAGCTGATAATGGCGAGGATATCATTGAAGCTGAGAGCAAAGCCGCACTTGATCGTGCTATTCAACTACGCGATTCCGCTAAGGACCAGGTTGAACTTGAGAAAGCTCACCAGTTGGTTGATCGTCACATGGTTCGTCTTAAGGTTGCAGACCTTCGCCGCCGACATTACCGCCAGTAG
- a CDS encoding redoxin family protein has translation MLLLFISFIAGILTVLAPCVLPVLPVIIGGSVSGDVKEKARPYIIGISLAFSIILFTLVLKVSTALINLSPNILNWLSGGLLIALGAVTVFPELWEKLVVHFNWEGGSMQLLGKSQKNRGKYASAILIGVALGPVFASCSPTYAFILASILPSSFLAGLVYLSAYAIGLALALLGISLLGRRFISRFSWAIDTHSLFRRLLGVLFIIIGITVVTGFEIKVETWLADRLPFDETRIEQVLLSKQQPNSLFKSQATSASSVLNVQSTPAPELQGLTNWINSSPLTLDKLKGKVVLVDFWTYSCINCIRSIPFVEKWYQTYQSQGLVVLGINTPEFAFEHNPTNVAAAVKSDGITYPVALDNDYATWNAFNNNSWPADYLVDKQGNIRYIALGEGGYDTTEKAIQELLGINKPLQSPSNYVVPASSSQTPETYFGAARASNYVGTPNEGDITGSANFTPSSSLSQNEWTLSGNWKIGTDSITSDDSAATLTFHITAKDAYVIASPPSGTTSSIQVKLPSIDAGQYGSDVSNGIVTVDGSKLYHIVSLNKVGDTAVTLTVPKGTSLFTFTFGS, from the coding sequence ATGCTACTCCTGTTCATCAGTTTTATAGCTGGCATCCTGACGGTTCTCGCACCATGCGTGTTGCCCGTTCTTCCCGTTATCATCGGTGGTTCTGTAAGTGGTGATGTGAAGGAGAAGGCACGACCGTATATTATCGGTATCTCGCTTGCTTTTTCGATTATTCTTTTTACACTCGTCTTAAAAGTAAGTACTGCGCTTATCAATCTTTCTCCAAATATTCTCAATTGGCTTTCTGGCGGCCTATTGATCGCTCTCGGGGCTGTGACTGTTTTTCCCGAGCTATGGGAAAAGCTCGTGGTCCACTTCAACTGGGAAGGTGGATCAATGCAGCTGCTCGGAAAGAGCCAGAAAAATAGAGGTAAGTATGCAAGTGCTATTCTTATTGGCGTGGCGCTTGGACCGGTTTTTGCTAGCTGCAGCCCAACGTACGCCTTTATCTTGGCCTCCATCCTACCTAGTAGTTTTCTTGCGGGGCTTGTGTATTTGTCCGCATATGCCATAGGTCTAGCGCTGGCACTCCTTGGTATTTCGCTGTTGGGAAGAAGATTTATATCCAGATTTTCATGGGCTATTGATACACACAGCCTCTTTCGTCGTCTCCTTGGTGTTCTCTTCATTATCATTGGTATTACCGTCGTGACAGGTTTTGAGATTAAAGTGGAGACTTGGTTGGCGGACCGTCTACCCTTTGATGAGACAAGGATTGAACAAGTACTTCTTTCTAAACAACAGCCCAACTCCCTTTTCAAAAGCCAGGCAACGAGTGCCTCGAGCGTACTGAATGTACAATCAACACCGGCACCGGAGCTACAGGGCCTTACGAACTGGATTAATAGTTCACCACTCACCCTGGACAAGCTTAAGGGTAAGGTCGTATTAGTAGATTTTTGGACGTACTCGTGCATTAACTGCATACGCAGCATACCGTTTGTCGAGAAATGGTATCAGACGTACCAGAGCCAGGGGCTTGTTGTTCTTGGAATTAATACGCCTGAATTTGCTTTTGAACATAACCCGACAAATGTGGCAGCGGCCGTTAAGAGCGATGGAATCACCTATCCTGTCGCATTAGATAATGATTACGCTACCTGGAACGCATTCAACAACAACTCCTGGCCGGCGGACTATCTTGTGGATAAGCAAGGCAATATTCGTTACATCGCTCTTGGCGAGGGCGGCTATGATACGACAGAGAAAGCAATACAGGAACTCCTCGGAATTAATAAGCCACTACAGAGTCCAAGTAATTATGTGGTTCCTGCATCATCAAGCCAGACTCCGGAAACGTACTTCGGTGCTGCGCGTGCTTCAAATTATGTCGGTACCCCCAATGAAGGCGACATAACGGGCAGCGCAAACTTTACACCGTCTTCTTCTTTGAGCCAGAACGAGTGGACACTAAGTGGCAATTGGAAAATCGGAACAGATTCCATAACGAGCGATGATAGCGCTGCGACGTTGACCTTTCATATTACCGCAAAGGATGCGTACGTTATTGCTAGCCCACCGAGTGGTACTACCTCGTCAATCCAAGTGAAGCTGCCGAGTATTGACGCGGGTCAGTATGGTAGTGATGTCTCGAATGGCATTGTGACGGTGGACGGATCGAAGCTATATCATATTGTGTCGTTGAACAAAGTTGGAGATACGGCAGTGACCCTTACTGTTCCTAAGGGAACGTCACTGTTTACCTTTACTTTTGGTTCTTAG
- a CDS encoding DUF2309 domain-containing protein — MSEKNSQYFDESRLLHTLKHYLPTQGPLKDFVHHNTLHAFQDMKFYDALHKASTIFGYQTTFTLTEYRDLYSIRRITPKTLARVIRQRKGNEDFDTWHERSLYKEYDWTREPRIGRLRNEWRQRYFIDMDNAVQPLLFRIVCSYIDQGIAISPFPFEDKGLLNALRDLEDHSLVSFFKTKKARDLLYAKSSTITNLLEVLVGDKAYFEQYVYDQQFAHRGWSGIVSTLEDKPESLLYSKNVSLEDMIILELLLEIDTLTERLGESWKPLGDGLAQPPMDMFADEPSTELEEVIKIWQDAFEWSYYDTVLSGVLLTLPPKSTKEDTEPKSFQSIFCIDDREYSLRTYVESLDSHTETFGAPGFFGVEFYFHPASAKFYDKLCPAPVNPKFLIKEVSKSDEHTHEKEIMYAKNSHRLVRGFLFSYLLGIPAMGKLIANLVNPTMSPAIADASAHMDPAADLTIVYTGEKDKEKGLQVGFTVEEMANRVEKLLRCIGLVKNFSPIVYVIGHGSSSANNPHHGAHDCGACSGRPGLVNARVFAYMANYRPVRDLLETRGLSIPESTQFVGSLHDTASDEIKFYDESILTNENIELHSKNKSLFEEALDLDAKERSRRFKSISTTQDIKKIRKDIKKRSVSYFEPRPELGHGTNALCVVGRRNLTKHLFLDRRAFLNSYDYTTDPDGVLLLDVLSPLGVVCGGINLEYFFSRMDNYKLGAGTKLPHNVMGLVGVANSSDGDLRSGLPLQMVEVHDPVRLLMVVEHYPEVIKKVIESKPDLYEWFSNEWIHLVALHPDKKSLYVFEDGKFVPYTPHTKTIPTMHDLSRTFETTEKMKTNHILDATMENLPVHIIK, encoded by the coding sequence ATGTCTGAGAAAAATAGCCAATATTTTGATGAGTCACGCCTTTTACACACACTAAAGCACTACTTACCTACGCAAGGTCCGCTCAAGGATTTTGTACACCACAATACATTACATGCGTTTCAGGATATGAAATTCTATGACGCACTCCACAAAGCGTCTACAATTTTTGGATATCAAACTACGTTTACTCTCACAGAGTATAGGGATCTTTATTCCATCCGACGAATAACTCCAAAAACACTAGCGAGAGTTATACGCCAAAGGAAGGGTAACGAAGACTTCGATACGTGGCATGAACGGTCACTCTATAAAGAGTACGACTGGACACGCGAACCACGTATCGGTAGGTTGAGAAATGAATGGAGGCAACGGTACTTCATTGATATGGATAATGCCGTACAGCCTCTTCTCTTTCGTATTGTTTGTAGCTATATTGACCAGGGTATTGCAATTTCTCCCTTTCCCTTTGAGGATAAGGGCCTCTTAAACGCACTACGTGATCTAGAAGACCATAGTTTGGTGAGTTTCTTCAAAACGAAAAAGGCGCGAGATCTTCTTTACGCCAAATCAAGTACTATAACAAACCTTCTTGAAGTATTGGTTGGTGACAAAGCGTACTTCGAGCAATATGTCTATGACCAGCAGTTTGCGCACAGAGGATGGTCGGGTATTGTATCGACACTTGAGGACAAGCCGGAGTCGCTTTTATATTCAAAGAACGTCTCTTTGGAAGACATGATCATTCTCGAGCTTTTGCTAGAGATTGATACACTTACGGAGCGTCTCGGGGAAAGCTGGAAGCCGCTCGGCGATGGCCTCGCACAGCCACCGATGGATATGTTCGCAGATGAGCCATCTACGGAATTAGAGGAAGTTATCAAGATATGGCAGGATGCCTTTGAATGGAGCTACTACGATACGGTACTTTCCGGAGTGCTGCTTACGTTGCCTCCTAAATCGACAAAGGAAGACACGGAACCAAAGAGTTTTCAGTCCATCTTTTGTATAGATGATCGTGAATATTCCCTCCGAACCTATGTAGAGAGTTTAGATAGTCACACTGAGACATTTGGCGCTCCTGGTTTTTTTGGTGTAGAATTTTATTTCCACCCAGCTAGTGCAAAATTTTACGACAAGCTTTGCCCTGCACCAGTTAATCCTAAATTCCTTATTAAAGAAGTATCAAAAAGTGACGAACACACACATGAAAAAGAAATCATGTACGCCAAGAATTCTCATAGATTAGTAAGAGGATTTCTCTTTTCCTATCTATTGGGAATCCCAGCAATGGGTAAGCTCATCGCCAACCTTGTCAATCCGACTATGAGTCCTGCGATTGCCGATGCGTCTGCTCATATGGATCCTGCCGCTGATTTAACCATTGTCTATACAGGAGAAAAAGATAAAGAAAAGGGCTTGCAGGTAGGTTTCACTGTAGAAGAGATGGCAAATCGTGTCGAAAAGCTTCTTCGATGTATCGGACTCGTTAAGAATTTCTCTCCGATCGTGTATGTTATAGGTCACGGTTCAAGCAGTGCCAATAACCCTCATCATGGAGCGCACGACTGCGGTGCATGTAGCGGAAGACCAGGTCTAGTCAACGCTCGTGTTTTTGCTTATATGGCAAACTATAGGCCAGTACGAGATTTACTTGAAACTCGCGGTCTATCAATTCCTGAGTCTACGCAGTTCGTGGGTAGCTTACACGATACGGCGTCAGATGAAATTAAATTCTACGACGAAAGCATACTCACGAATGAAAATATCGAGCTGCATAGTAAGAACAAATCTTTATTTGAAGAAGCACTCGATCTTGACGCTAAAGAACGTTCACGCCGTTTCAAGTCTATTAGTACCACGCAGGACATAAAGAAGATCAGGAAAGATATAAAGAAGCGTTCCGTTTCTTATTTCGAACCACGACCTGAACTTGGACACGGTACTAATGCGCTGTGTGTTGTGGGGCGGAGAAACCTCACGAAACACCTTTTCTTGGATCGAAGAGCCTTTCTTAACTCCTATGACTATACAACTGATCCAGATGGTGTATTGCTGCTCGACGTACTCTCACCTCTTGGGGTTGTTTGTGGCGGTATCAACCTAGAATATTTCTTCTCGCGGATGGACAACTACAAGCTCGGCGCAGGCACCAAGTTGCCTCACAATGTCATGGGGCTCGTAGGTGTTGCAAATAGTAGTGACGGAGATCTCCGTTCTGGACTTCCGCTACAAATGGTCGAGGTTCATGATCCTGTGCGACTCCTTATGGTTGTTGAACACTACCCTGAAGTAATCAAGAAGGTTATTGAGTCAAAACCTGATTTGTATGAGTGGTTCTCTAATGAGTGGATTCATCTAGTTGCACTTCACCCAGACAAGAAATCACTCTATGTCTTTGAAGACGGCAAGTTTGTACCGTACACGCCACACACGAAAACGATCCCTACCATGCACGACCTATCTCGTACATTTGAGACGACCGAGAAAATGAAAACTAATCACATTTTGGATGCCACGATGGAAAATTTACCCGTGCACATAATAAAGTAG
- a CDS encoding MFS transporter, producing MLYKVKRLLSGKNQNQIALIAVVIGSAVAILDGTIVNLALPRIEVEWHSGYASLQWITDAYLLSLSALILIGGSLGDIFGRKKMYLIGVVGFGLSSLLCAFSVNAEMLIGVRMLQGIFGALLVPGALSIINTTFHSSERSQAIGRWTAWSSIAVVIGPFLGGWILAVASWRWIFFINVPLAFACYVLAKISVQESKDTRVRSVDVIGAVLATMSLAGITYGLIEGPANHWGLMYLMSITLGALFFILFLICEKVRRDPMVKLSLFASRNFVGANLMTFLMYGALGGFTFALVIYLQTTLHYSAFAAGVSLLPISICMMLFSGKVGGLSAKYGPRLFMTVGPILAGIGMALLFFLKPGDTYLINILPGVVIFSVGLTLLVSPLTTTVMASVDHADSGIASGVNNAVARSAGLIVVAMLGFFGASQAYSFAMELCAGLAILGGLVSFVLIEKPRKVTPPETLPVA from the coding sequence ATGCTATACAAAGTAAAACGCCTACTCTCCGGTAAAAATCAAAACCAGATCGCTCTTATCGCTGTCGTCATAGGCAGCGCTGTCGCAATTTTAGACGGCACGATTGTTAACTTAGCGCTCCCTAGAATAGAGGTAGAGTGGCATTCTGGATACGCCAGCCTGCAGTGGATTACCGATGCATATCTACTGTCACTTTCAGCTCTTATTCTCATTGGTGGCTCCCTCGGTGATATCTTTGGTCGTAAAAAAATGTACCTTATCGGTGTAGTTGGGTTTGGACTTAGTTCGTTACTGTGTGCTTTTTCAGTTAATGCTGAGATGCTTATTGGGGTGCGAATGCTCCAAGGGATTTTCGGTGCATTATTGGTGCCGGGAGCACTTTCTATTATCAATACAACGTTTCATTCTAGTGAACGCTCGCAGGCGATTGGCCGTTGGACGGCCTGGAGTAGTATCGCCGTGGTGATCGGACCGTTTCTAGGCGGCTGGATACTCGCTGTGGCGAGTTGGCGCTGGATATTTTTTATAAACGTGCCGCTTGCATTCGCCTGTTATGTACTTGCAAAGATTTCCGTACAGGAATCAAAGGATACGAGAGTGCGATCAGTTGATGTCATCGGTGCGGTACTTGCAACAATGAGTCTCGCAGGTATTACCTACGGTCTCATCGAAGGTCCGGCAAATCATTGGGGACTAATGTATCTCATGTCCATAACCCTGGGTGCGCTGTTCTTCATCTTGTTCTTGATATGTGAAAAGGTACGGCGTGACCCTATGGTTAAATTATCTCTCTTTGCATCTCGTAACTTTGTAGGCGCGAACCTTATGACATTTCTCATGTACGGAGCGCTTGGTGGTTTTACCTTCGCCCTCGTTATTTATTTGCAGACCACGCTACACTATTCGGCGTTTGCCGCGGGTGTCAGTCTGTTGCCTATTAGCATCTGTATGATGCTATTCTCGGGGAAAGTGGGCGGTCTATCTGCAAAGTATGGTCCACGTCTATTTATGACCGTTGGTCCCATTCTTGCGGGCATCGGTATGGCGCTTCTATTCTTTTTAAAGCCAGGAGACACGTATCTTATCAACATTCTTCCCGGTGTAGTGATCTTTAGTGTGGGCCTGACACTGCTTGTGTCGCCTCTTACGACGACGGTTATGGCGTCGGTAGACCACGCTGATTCTGGTATCGCATCAGGAGTCAATAATGCTGTTGCACGTTCTGCTGGGCTTATTGTAGTGGCAATGCTGGGATTTTTTGGAGCATCTCAGGCGTACTCCTTCGCTATGGAGCTATGCGCGGGCTTAGCAATTTTGGGCGGGCTTGTCTCCTTCGTTCTAATTGAAAAACCACGCAAGGTTACTCCCCCGGAGACGTTACCAGTTGCATAA
- a CDS encoding tRNA-dihydrouridine synthase, with protein MNFWQELPHPFFILAPMEAVTDVVFRHVIATAARPDIFFTEFTNASSFASPKGIHSTRGRLTFTPDEQPMVAQIWGAKPADFSFMAKGLADMGYSGIDINMGCPDKTVIKAGGGSGLIRTPELAGELIAAAKEGGLPVSVKTRLGYSSTDEWREWLTFLLKQDIVNLTIHLRTRKEMSKVDAHYDIIPEIKNLRDEIAPQTLLTINGDIRDRQHGEELVEKYGVDGIMIGRGVFHNPFAFELEKRKHSREELLGLLSLQLDLFDKYSEELEPRKFEPLKRFFKIYIRDFPGASELREQLMHTKSTDEVRALIS; from the coding sequence ATGAATTTTTGGCAGGAACTACCACATCCATTTTTTATACTGGCTCCCATGGAGGCAGTAACTGACGTAGTATTTCGTCATGTAATCGCCACAGCTGCGAGACCAGACATCTTTTTCACCGAGTTTACTAATGCTAGCAGCTTTGCCAGTCCTAAGGGTATTCACAGTACACGCGGACGCCTCACATTTACCCCAGACGAGCAGCCAATGGTCGCTCAAATATGGGGTGCTAAGCCAGCAGATTTTTCTTTTATGGCTAAGGGTCTTGCTGATATGGGATATAGCGGCATCGATATTAATATGGGGTGCCCTGACAAAACAGTTATTAAAGCTGGTGGTGGCAGTGGTCTGATACGCACACCCGAACTTGCTGGTGAGCTTATAGCTGCAGCAAAGGAAGGCGGCCTGCCAGTCAGCGTCAAAACACGCTTAGGCTACAGTTCAACTGACGAATGGCGTGAGTGGCTAACGTTCCTTTTAAAACAAGATATCGTTAATCTCACCATTCATCTTCGTACTCGTAAAGAAATGAGTAAAGTCGACGCTCATTACGATATAATCCCAGAAATTAAAAATCTACGCGATGAGATAGCTCCCCAAACTCTTCTCACTATTAATGGCGATATTCGCGATCGTCAACATGGAGAAGAGCTCGTAGAAAAATATGGAGTTGACGGCATAATGATTGGCCGTGGCGTCTTTCATAACCCATTTGCGTTTGAGCTTGAAAAACGTAAACATAGCAGAGAAGAGCTCCTCGGGCTGCTCAGTCTTCAACTTGATCTGTTCGATAAATATTCTGAAGAGCTTGAGCCACGCAAGTTTGAACCACTTAAGCGTTTTTTCAAAATCTACATACGTGATTTTCCAGGTGCGAGCGAACTCCGCGAGCAGCTCATGCATACAAAAAGCACGGACGAAGTCCGTGCTCTCATCAGCTAG
- a CDS encoding replication-relaxation family protein: MTDNTLIPNSAKPEPKYRKKLNEEQVAVLQLLWRFRFASSEQIAKYQQKPNGKAVQKRLKIPEDQSLIAKRYDKSYKLQGKPAAYYLTPHGARMLAL, from the coding sequence ATGACAGACAATACCTTAATACCTAATTCAGCTAAACCAGAACCAAAGTATCGTAAAAAGCTAAACGAAGAACAAGTAGCAGTCCTGCAATTACTTTGGAGATTCAGATTTGCCAGCAGTGAGCAAATAGCTAAGTACCAGCAAAAACCTAACGGCAAGGCTGTCCAGAAACGTCTGAAGATACCGGAAGATCAAAGCCTCATAGCTAAGCGCTACGACAAATCCTACAAGCTCCAGGGCAAGCCAGCAGCGTATTACCTGACACCACATGGTGCTCGTATGCTCGCGCTATAG
- a CDS encoding endonuclease/exonuclease/phosphatase family protein, producing MQLKIISLNLAGFKDWELRRQKIIDFIDKENPDVLLLQEVKFDPLISSFSQSTLLNQLLQKPFAFTQTAVSKFYQPSVGESYREGLAILSKFPIKDSEALVFDKHPRIIQSADLLINEQTVGIANIHLSNNKYSVEQLRELITIFASRKEERIIAGDFNILQLENEKESYIENYTSSTDFKKYVSFPSENITLDYVLVPKHFAFESLDIYEGLSDHNALVFVVGLSEKL from the coding sequence ATGCAACTAAAAATTATTAGCTTAAATCTCGCCGGTTTTAAAGACTGGGAATTGCGCCGACAAAAGATCATTGACTTCATCGACAAAGAGAATCCTGATGTTCTTCTACTTCAAGAGGTTAAGTTTGATCCTCTGATATCCTCATTCAGTCAATCAACACTACTCAATCAGCTTTTGCAAAAGCCGTTCGCGTTTACTCAAACAGCTGTTAGTAAGTTCTATCAGCCAAGCGTTGGCGAGTCATATCGCGAAGGCCTAGCTATTTTAAGCAAGTTTCCTATTAAAGATAGCGAAGCTCTGGTTTTTGATAAGCATCCTCGTATTATCCAAAGCGCTGATCTACTCATTAATGAACAGACAGTTGGTATAGCTAATATCCATTTATCAAACAACAAATATTCTGTTGAGCAGCTGCGTGAATTGATTACTATTTTTGCATCGCGCAAGGAGGAGCGCATCATTGCAGGCGACTTTAATATCCTCCAACTGGAGAACGAAAAAGAAAGCTATATCGAAAATTATACTTCATCTACTGATTTCAAAAAGTATGTATCGTTTCCTTCTGAAAACATAACACTTGATTATGTGCTTGTCCCAAAGCATTTCGCGTTTGAAAGCCTAGATATATACGAGGGCTTATCTGACCATAATGCGTTAGTGTTTGTTGTTGGGTTGTCGGAAAAACTCTAA
- a CDS encoding proton-conducting transporter membrane subunit codes for MLTQLLTMLVLVPILGFVGCMLTPRKKERAIFSIAIAAILLEFIVFLLLGYQWLHAGALPVFTSVGSLYASHSYTFDLSFYFDKIGAVFLGMAIIMTTLIFVFSKYYLHREQGFKRFYCTVLLFFIGLTLIILAGNFEVLFLGWEFIGISSVLLIAFYRDRFLPARNALKVFSVYRIGDAFLLAAIWYAHHIFEKSVNFSEFSGLVAQHGNSLVILGLLLLVVAMIKSAQFPFSYWLPRAMEGPTTSSAIFYGALSVHMGLFLLLRTYPLWEGSMGLRITIAVLGLVTAVVASSIARAQSSIKTQIAYASITQIGIMFIEVAAGLQWLALLHFVSNASLRTYQLLISPSVVSYLVHDQFFYFVPPVQRIKNTFLGKIHATFYILGIKEWSMNTAVSYYLWKPLKSIGRVFAFLDSLFVQITVFVLFLAALIVVASIALSADLLLVASTIAAVISIIFYIRAYTTKNSARIAWNLIMLGHLFGVLFLVLASTRDWKYLAMYGAGVIAAFIVGHICLWYLETKDEPNALRDYHGSIYAFPRLGNLFFIVSLLFMAFPISPSFLAQDMLISLIPEGHAFQVVLFCLSYLLVGVSTIRLYTKVFFGSHKTSYHETAYKSS; via the coding sequence ATGTTAACGCAACTTCTCACCATGTTAGTACTCGTGCCAATTCTTGGCTTTGTCGGCTGTATGCTGACGCCTAGAAAGAAAGAGCGCGCAATTTTTTCAATTGCTATTGCGGCGATACTCTTAGAGTTTATCGTATTCCTTCTTTTGGGCTACCAATGGCTTCATGCAGGCGCTTTGCCTGTATTTACAAGTGTTGGATCTTTATACGCAAGTCATAGCTACACCTTTGATCTCAGCTTTTATTTCGATAAGATTGGGGCCGTATTCTTGGGTATGGCTATAATTATGACGACTCTTATTTTCGTCTTCAGTAAGTACTACTTGCACCGTGAACAGGGTTTTAAAAGATTCTACTGCACAGTTCTTTTGTTCTTTATCGGGCTAACACTCATAATCCTGGCCGGCAATTTTGAAGTACTCTTTTTGGGCTGGGAGTTCATCGGAATAAGCTCCGTATTGCTTATTGCCTTTTATAGAGACCGCTTCCTACCGGCACGAAACGCTTTGAAGGTCTTTTCTGTATACCGAATTGGCGACGCATTCCTCCTTGCGGCTATCTGGTATGCACATCACATCTTTGAGAAAAGTGTGAACTTCTCTGAGTTCTCTGGACTTGTCGCACAACATGGAAACAGTCTTGTTATACTTGGTCTTTTGTTGCTAGTGGTAGCTATGATCAAGTCTGCGCAGTTCCCGTTCTCATACTGGTTGCCACGAGCTATGGAAGGTCCAACGACTTCGAGTGCAATCTTCTATGGTGCTCTTTCCGTACACATGGGTCTTTTCCTGTTACTGAGGACATATCCACTTTGGGAAGGTAGTATGGGGCTTCGAATTACTATTGCGGTCCTAGGTCTTGTGACGGCTGTTGTTGCTTCGTCTATTGCTAGAGCGCAATCGTCTATCAAGACACAAATTGCGTATGCGTCTATTACTCAAATTGGCATAATGTTCATCGAGGTTGCTGCAGGACTGCAATGGTTGGCACTACTTCATTTTGTAAGCAATGCTTCTTTAAGAACATATCAGCTGCTCATTTCCCCATCGGTTGTAAGCTATCTTGTTCATGACCAGTTTTTCTACTTCGTACCTCCCGTCCAGAGAATTAAGAATACTTTCCTAGGAAAGATCCACGCTACCTTCTATATTCTAGGTATCAAGGAATGGAGTATGAACACCGCGGTTAGTTATTACTTATGGAAACCGTTGAAGTCTATTGGACGCGTATTCGCCTTTCTTGATAGTCTCTTCGTTCAAATAACTGTATTCGTTCTCTTCCTAGCTGCTTTGATAGTCGTTGCCTCGATAGCACTATCAGCTGACCTACTGCTTGTTGCTTCTACTATTGCAGCTGTCATTAGTATCATCTTCTATATCCGAGCGTACACAACAAAAAACTCCGCTAGGATAGCGTGGAACCTTATAATGCTAGGTCACCTTTTTGGAGTGCTATTCTTAGTCTTAGCGTCTACCAGAGATTGGAAGTATCTTGCTATGTACGGTGCTGGTGTTATAGCGGCTTTTATCGTGGGCCATATATGTCTCTGGTACCTTGAAACAAAGGACGAGCCGAATGCACTACGTGATTATCACGGCTCTATATATGCATTCCCAAGACTAGGTAACCTATTCTTCATCGTATCACTTCTTTTTATGGCGTTTCCTATTAGTCCCTCCTTCTTGGCGCAGGATATGCTCATAAGTTTGATCCCTGAGGGACATGCTTTCCAAGTAGTGCTCTTCTGTCTTTCGTATCTGCTTGTGGGAGTAAGCACTATACGCTTGTACACTAAAGTGTTCTTTGGGTCACACAAAACAAGCTATCACGAAACAGCCTATAAATCTTCGTAG